ACGACCCGGGAGGCACACCGCGAGGTACAGGAGTTCTTCGGCCACCCGGTGATCAGCCTGACCCTGGTGGACCCGCACTTCTACCACCTGGACACCGCGCTGTTCGTCATCGACGACTCCGCCGAGGGCAACAACATCGTGTACTACCCGGAGGCCTTCTCGCCGGGCAGTCGCGAGGTGCTCGCACGGCTGTACCCGGACGCGGTGCTCGCGACCCGTGACGACGCGATGGCGTTCGGCCTGAACTCCGTCTCCGACGGCCGGCACGTCTTCATCGCCCCGCAGGCCGAGGCGCTCGCCGTACGCCTCGACGACCACGGCTATGTCCCCGTCCCCGTCGACCTCTCCGAGCTCCACAAGGCCGGCGGCGGCATCAAGTGCTGCACCCAGGAGATCCGCTCATGACCGCACCCGTAAGCACGCGTTCCTCCGCCGATCTCATCAGTGCCGAGGAGCCGGTCCTCGCGCACAACTACCACCCGCTGCCCGTGGTCGTCGCCCGTGCCGAGGGCACCTGGGTCGAGGACGTGGAGGGCCGCCGGTACCTCGACATGCTGGCCGGGTACTCCGCCCTGAACTTCGGCCACCGCCACCCGGCCCTGATCGAGGCGGCCCACCAGCAGCTGGACCGCCTGACACTGACCTCCCGCGCCTTCCACAACGACCGGCTCGCCGAGTTCGCCGAGCGCCTGGCCCGGCTGACGGGCCTGGACATGGTGCTGCCGATGAACACCGGCGCGGAGGCGGTGGAGAGCGCCATCAAGGTGGCCCGCAAGTGGGCGTACGAGGTGAAGGGCGTCCCCGCCGACCGGGCCACGATCGTGGTGGCGGCGGACAACTTCCACGGCCGTACGACGACGATCGTGTCGTTCTCCACGGACGAGACGGCGAGGGCGGGCTTCGGCCCCTTCACGCCGGGCTTCCGGATCGTGCCGTACAACGACCTCGCGGCGCTGGAGGCGGCGGTCGACGAGACGACGGCCGCGGTGCTCCTTGAGCCGATCCAGGGCGAGGCGGGCGTGGTCATCCCGGACGACGGCTACCTGCCCGGCGTACGGGAGCTGACCCGCCGCAAGGGTTGTCTCTTCATCGCGGACGAGATCCAGTCGGGCCTCGGCCGCACGGGTCGCACGCTGGCCGTCGAGCACGAAGGGGTCGTCCCCGACGTCCTGCTCCTGGGCAAGGCGCTGGGCGGCGGCATCGTCCCGGTCTCCGCGGTGGTCGCGGGCCGTGACGTCCTCGGCGTACTGCGTCCGGGCGAACACGGCTCGACGTTCGGCGGCAACCCGCTGGCGGCGGCGGTGGGCACGGCGGTGGTCGAGCTGCTGGAGACGGGCGAGTTCCAGCGCAGGGCGGCCGAGCTGGGCTCGGTCCTGCGGGACGGCCTGGCCGACCTGGTCGGCAGGGGTGTCGTCGGCTTCCGGGCGAGGGGCCTGTGGGCGGGCGTCGACATCGACCCGGCGATCGGCACGGGCCGCGAGGTGAGCAAGCTGTTGATGGGCGAGGGAATCCTGGTCAAGGACACCCACGGCTCGACGATCAGGCTGGCGCCTCCGCTGACGATCACGGCGGAGGAACTGGTGTCGGCGCTCGGAGTCCTTGAGAAGGTTCTGCGGCGGTAGCGCACGCTGCCGGGCGACCCGGGCGCCCCTCCCCGTGCGCGCACTCCCGACGTACCGGGTGAAGATGATGCGAAGAGGTGATAGACCACTCTCAGCGACAGAGAGGTCGTCCGTGGGCGCACAGGAAGAGCACGACACCGCCCGGCACCGGTTCGACGTGGCCGATGCCGCACCCCTGCTGCTCGACGCCCACGGGACGGTGACGGGGTGGACCAGGGACGCCGAACGGCTGCTGGACTACCCCGCCTCCGAGGCCGTCGGACAGAACGTCGCGGACCTGCTCACCCCCGAGGACGCCCGCCGGCTGCCGGAGATCACCGCGCGGTGCCGGAGCGACGGCAGCTGGGCGGGGCTGCTGACCGCCCTCGACAGACGTGGCGGGCCGGTCCGGGTCATGGTGCGGATCACGGTGGCCGACGACTGCGACGGCTCCGCCCGCTGGCTGGTGCTCCTGTCCGAGATGGCTCAGGCTCCCGGCTGGGACATGAGCCGTCCGGTGCTGGAACAGATGGTCAGCCGCTCGCCGATCGGCATCGCGATCGTGGACACGGACCTGCGCTGTGTGTGGTCCAACCCGGCCCTGGAGAAGTTCGGCAGCGCCCCGGCCCCGCAGCGGCTGGGACTGCGGTTCGCGGAGATCCAGCCGGGGCTGGACGCAGAGGCGATCGAGGCGCAGATGAGGCGCGTGCTGGAGACCGGTGAGCCGATCGTGGAGTACGAACACGTCGGGCGGGTCCGTTCCGCGCCGCACCGGGAGACCGCGCACACGATGTCGTTCACCC
This is a stretch of genomic DNA from Streptomyces sp. NBC_00285. It encodes these proteins:
- the rocD gene encoding ornithine--oxo-acid transaminase encodes the protein MTAPVSTRSSADLISAEEPVLAHNYHPLPVVVARAEGTWVEDVEGRRYLDMLAGYSALNFGHRHPALIEAAHQQLDRLTLTSRAFHNDRLAEFAERLARLTGLDMVLPMNTGAEAVESAIKVARKWAYEVKGVPADRATIVVAADNFHGRTTTIVSFSTDETARAGFGPFTPGFRIVPYNDLAALEAAVDETTAAVLLEPIQGEAGVVIPDDGYLPGVRELTRRKGCLFIADEIQSGLGRTGRTLAVEHEGVVPDVLLLGKALGGGIVPVSAVVAGRDVLGVLRPGEHGSTFGGNPLAAAVGTAVVELLETGEFQRRAAELGSVLRDGLADLVGRGVVGFRARGLWAGVDIDPAIGTGREVSKLLMGEGILVKDTHGSTIRLAPPLTITAEELVSALGVLEKVLRR